In Pasteurella multocida subsp. multocida OH4807, a genomic segment contains:
- the glgC gene encoding glucose-1-phosphate adenylyltransferase (COG0448 ADP-glucose pyrophosphorylase) yields MNSSIAKLPNKYELVKETLVLILAGGRGSRLYELTDKRAKPALYFGGNRRIIDFALSNCLNSGLNRIGVVTQYAAHSLLRHLQNGWSFLPAERGEFIDMLPARQQIDDSTWYRGTADAVYQNMAIIRDHYCPKYVLILAGDHIYKQDYSQMLIDHINSGAKCTVGCIEVEREKASEFGVMAVNENLKVKSFVEKPKDPPAMVGKPNTSLASMGIYVFDADYLYDVLEREVTSPYTSHDFGKDVLPKALEEGVLYAHPFSRSCMGRNTEGEIYWRDVGTLDSFWQSNIDLVCENPQLDIYDQTWPIRGNPVQTYPSKFFYKKENARPVDNSLISGGCVITDASISYSVLFDRIRIDEGSEIDHCVVLPQVTIGKNCKLKRCIIDRHSVIPDGMEIGVDLELDRQRFRVSSGGIVLVTPSMLKKLSGEKVESEAHLD; encoded by the coding sequence ATGAACAGTAGTATTGCTAAGTTGCCTAATAAATATGAGTTAGTGAAAGAAACACTCGTGTTAATTCTTGCGGGTGGTCGTGGTTCACGCCTTTATGAATTGACGGATAAACGGGCTAAACCAGCACTGTATTTTGGGGGGAATCGCCGTATTATCGATTTTGCTTTATCAAACTGTTTAAATTCAGGGTTAAACCGTATCGGTGTGGTAACACAGTATGCTGCACACTCGCTTTTGCGTCATTTACAAAATGGTTGGTCATTTCTTCCTGCAGAACGTGGTGAATTTATTGATATGTTACCTGCTCGTCAACAGATCGATGATTCAACGTGGTATCGTGGCACTGCGGATGCGGTTTATCAAAATATGGCGATTATCCGTGATCATTATTGCCCGAAATATGTATTGATTTTAGCGGGTGACCATATTTATAAACAAGATTATAGCCAAATGCTGATCGATCACATTAATAGTGGGGCGAAATGTACAGTTGGGTGTATTGAGGTAGAACGTGAAAAAGCCTCTGAATTTGGTGTGATGGCAGTGAACGAAAACTTAAAAGTGAAATCGTTTGTGGAAAAACCAAAAGATCCACCCGCGATGGTCGGCAAACCGAATACGTCTCTGGCTTCTATGGGGATTTATGTGTTTGATGCCGATTACCTCTATGATGTTTTAGAACGTGAAGTCACTTCACCTTATACGTCTCATGACTTTGGTAAAGACGTGTTACCAAAAGCGTTAGAAGAAGGCGTATTATATGCACACCCATTTAGTCGTTCTTGTATGGGACGTAACACGGAAGGGGAAATTTACTGGCGTGATGTGGGGACATTAGATAGCTTCTGGCAATCTAATATTGACTTAGTCTGTGAGAATCCACAATTAGACATTTATGACCAAACTTGGCCAATTCGTGGTAACCCAGTACAAACTTATCCATCAAAATTCTTCTATAAGAAAGAAAATGCGCGTCCAGTGGATAACTCATTGATTTCAGGTGGCTGTGTTATTACTGATGCTTCCATCAGTTATTCTGTCTTATTTGATCGCATTAGAATTGATGAAGGTTCTGAAATTGACCATTGCGTTGTGTTACCGCAAGTGACGATTGGTAAGAACTGCAAATTGAAACGCTGTATTATCGACCGCCATTCTGTGATTCCAGATGGCATGGAAATTGGGGTT